One part of the Vitis riparia cultivar Riparia Gloire de Montpellier isolate 1030 chromosome 8, EGFV_Vit.rip_1.0, whole genome shotgun sequence genome encodes these proteins:
- the LOC117921100 gene encoding non-specific lipid-transfer protein P3 → MAGSVAVKVSCLVLMCMLVASPMAVEGLSCGDVATQMASCISYLRGTGPLPPACCNGVKNLKTSATTTQDRRTACKCLISASKTISGVNFGLAAGLPGKCGVSIPYKISPSTNCDQVN, encoded by the exons ATGGCTGGCTCAGTAGCTGTCAAGGTCTCATGCCTGGTGTTGATGTGCATGTTGGTGGCTTCGCCCATGGCAGTAGAAGGGTTGTCGTGTGGTGACGTAGCAACCCAGATGGCCTCGTGCATCAGCTACCTGAGGGGTACTGGCCCATTGCCTCCGGCGTGCTGCAATGGTGTTAAGAACCTCAAAACCTCTGCCACCACCACACAAGACCGCAGAACCGCTTGCAAGTGCTTGATAAGTGCTTCTAAAACCATCTCTGGTGTGAACTTTGGTCTGGCTGCTGGCCTCCCTGGCAAATGTGGTGTCAGCATTCCTTACAAGATTAGCCCCTCCACCAACTGCGACCA AGTGAATTGA